Proteins from one Niallia circulans genomic window:
- the fni gene encoding type 2 isopentenyl-diphosphate Delta-isomerase — protein MSENKRQKRKDEHIELALQSEHALTSDFDELTFIHRSLPEVSILDIDLSTSIGPLAMEFPLYINAMTGGSTKSAAINAALAKAANAAGLPMAVGSQHAGIRDAELANSYKVVRTNNPNGLIFANVGADVPLEFARKAIDMLEADALQVHLNVPQELVMPEGERDFSGMLAKLEKLVSKLSVPLIVKETGFGMSVETIAQLKGIGINYIDIGGRGGTNFVHIENERRSKKDYSYLKGWGHSTAISLLEAKPVAEGLTIMASGGIRNPLDAAKCFSLGASAAGIAGPFLKILHEFGTEGLIEELEEWKQHLQIIFLLLGVKSINDLQKYPIVTGGKLKNWCEVRGIDILSLARRTIQ, from the coding sequence ATGAGTGAGAATAAAAGACAAAAACGGAAAGATGAGCATATTGAGTTAGCACTGCAATCAGAACACGCATTGACCTCTGACTTTGATGAACTGACCTTTATTCATCGGTCATTACCTGAGGTATCCATCCTGGATATTGATTTGAGTACAAGCATTGGTCCGCTTGCGATGGAGTTTCCATTATATATTAATGCGATGACAGGCGGCAGCACTAAATCTGCAGCAATTAATGCTGCTCTTGCTAAAGCGGCAAATGCCGCAGGTTTACCAATGGCAGTTGGATCTCAGCATGCAGGCATAAGAGATGCAGAGCTTGCTAATTCTTATAAGGTTGTTCGTACAAACAATCCGAACGGCCTCATTTTTGCGAATGTTGGTGCAGATGTACCGTTAGAATTTGCTCGCAAAGCAATTGACATGCTGGAGGCTGATGCATTACAGGTTCATCTTAATGTACCGCAAGAGCTCGTCATGCCAGAGGGCGAAAGAGATTTCAGTGGAATGCTCGCAAAGCTGGAAAAGCTGGTTTCAAAACTATCTGTGCCGCTTATTGTGAAGGAAACGGGATTTGGCATGAGTGTGGAAACAATCGCACAATTAAAAGGTATTGGGATTAATTATATAGATATTGGCGGGAGAGGCGGTACCAATTTTGTTCATATTGAAAATGAACGAAGAAGCAAAAAAGACTATTCTTATTTAAAGGGGTGGGGTCATTCAACGGCTATATCGCTTCTAGAGGCAAAGCCAGTTGCTGAGGGTCTGACAATTATGGCATCGGGCGGCATTCGCAACCCTCTTGATGCTGCCAAGTGTTTTTCTTTAGGAGCAAGCGCTGCAGGTATCGCCGGTCCATTTTTAAAGATTCTCCATGAATTTGGAACAGAAGGTCTAATAGAGGAATTAGAGGAATGGAAACAGCATTTACAGATAATATTTCTGCTGCTGGGCGTGAAATCTATTAATGACTTGCAAAAATATCCAATTGTTACAGGGGGTAAGCTTAAAAATTGGTGTGAGGTCAGAGGCATAGATATATTATCTCTAGCAAGACGAACGATACAATAA
- a CDS encoding GH25 family lysozyme, with the protein MTRTNKVSSYITWLLWLTGLILVGAVTLFFLWRQGIWIPNAFRADDYAVKGIDVSAYQGEINWPKIENQDMEFAFLKATEGSSFVDERFAYNWEEARKTSLRVGAYHFFSYESSGKTQAENFIRTVSKDANDLPPVIDVEFYGDKEKNLPVRSDVEKELKTMIDMLGKHYGKRIIIYTTQKAYDLYIKDGFRESDIWIRDVFTDPSLPDKRNWVFWQYTDKERLEGYNGKEKFIDVNVFHRSSAEFNAYGK; encoded by the coding sequence ATGACTAGAACGAATAAAGTAAGCTCCTATATTACATGGCTTTTATGGCTGACAGGATTAATTTTAGTTGGTGCAGTCACCCTTTTCTTTTTGTGGAGGCAAGGGATTTGGATACCAAATGCCTTTCGTGCAGATGATTATGCCGTAAAAGGGATTGATGTATCTGCTTACCAAGGAGAAATTAACTGGCCGAAAATCGAGAATCAGGATATGGAATTCGCTTTTTTAAAAGCGACAGAAGGGAGCTCTTTTGTTGATGAGCGGTTCGCATACAATTGGGAGGAAGCACGTAAAACATCGCTCCGTGTCGGTGCATACCACTTTTTCAGCTATGAAAGCAGCGGCAAAACGCAAGCTGAAAATTTCATCCGCACGGTCTCTAAAGATGCAAATGACCTTCCACCTGTTATTGATGTTGAATTTTATGGAGATAAAGAAAAAAATCTCCCTGTGCGAAGCGACGTCGAAAAAGAGCTGAAAACAATGATTGACATGCTCGGTAAGCATTATGGAAAAAGAATCATTATATACACAACACAAAAAGCGTATGATTTATACATAAAAGATGGGTTCAGGGAAAGTGACATTTGGATTCGCGATGTTTTTACAGATCCTTCGCTTCCAGACAAGCGGAATTGGGTCTTTTGGCAATACACGGATAAAGAAAGACTCGAAGGATATAATGGCAAAGAAAAATTCATTGATGTAAATGTGTTTCATCGAAGTTCAGCGGAATTTAACGCATATGGAAAATAA
- the wrbA gene encoding NAD(P)H:quinone oxidoreductase, which translates to MTVKLAIVYYSSTGTNYQLAQWAAEGAQESGADVTIYRVEETAPQSAIEGNPAWKAHVEETKDLPVITSDAIVDADAIIFSTPTRFGNVASQMKQFLDTTGGIWAQGKTVNKVVSAMTSAQNPHGGQEATILSLYTTMYHWGAIVVTPGYTDESLYAAGGNPYGTSVSVNQNNEIVGGKDVYKKAAQYQAKRVVTVAEWVKKGNQ; encoded by the coding sequence ATGACAGTTAAATTGGCAATTGTTTATTATAGTTCAACAGGTACTAATTATCAGCTTGCACAGTGGGCCGCTGAAGGAGCGCAGGAAAGCGGTGCAGATGTTACTATTTATCGTGTCGAGGAAACAGCACCCCAAAGCGCTATTGAAGGTAATCCAGCATGGAAAGCTCATGTGGAGGAAACGAAGGATCTCCCTGTCATTACTTCAGACGCCATCGTTGACGCTGATGCCATCATTTTCAGTACGCCGACCCGGTTTGGGAACGTCGCTTCTCAAATGAAACAATTTTTGGATACTACTGGCGGAATTTGGGCACAAGGAAAAACAGTAAACAAGGTCGTAAGTGCCATGACCTCTGCTCAAAACCCACATGGCGGTCAAGAAGCAACGATTTTAAGCTTATATACAACTATGTACCATTGGGGTGCCATTGTCGTTACACCAGGATATACGGATGAGTCTTTATATGCTGCTGGTGGCAATCCATACGGAACAAGTGTGTCAGTTAACCAAAACAACGAAATTGTAGGCGGTAAAGACGTCTACAAAAAAGCCGCTCAGTATCAGGCAAAACGAGTTGTAACTGTTGCCGAATGGGTGAAAAAAGGCAATCAATAA